The following are encoded in a window of Gemmatimonadales bacterium genomic DNA:
- a CDS encoding class I SAM-dependent methyltransferase codes for MAEPWQLQLYRRSLKKKLTVEALLRHLPPVQGRLCLELGCGTGLTSHFLRERGGTWVSCDFERDHARSARQLVGDRVLQITERELPFRSGAFDLVAAINFLEHIEDDETFFAEMVRVLKPGGDFLFMAPKGETGRPGFALKRMLGFTADREGFGHARDGYPPAAAGALMQRHGLVVQGQDDYCRLFTESLEDLLNYAYHRKSAKGKQSEEQDFHGDTAPMSAEALNRVGTAYKVYSAVYPALRAWTLLDNLIPFSPGYMMVAWGKRAA; via the coding sequence GTGGCTGAGCCTTGGCAGTTGCAACTGTACCGCCGGTCCCTCAAGAAGAAGCTCACGGTCGAGGCCCTGCTGCGGCACCTGCCGCCGGTGCAGGGGCGGCTCTGCCTGGAGCTCGGCTGCGGGACGGGGCTCACCTCGCATTTCCTCCGGGAGCGCGGCGGCACCTGGGTCAGCTGCGACTTCGAGCGGGACCATGCCCGCTCCGCCCGCCAGTTGGTGGGAGACCGCGTGCTCCAGATCACCGAGCGCGAGCTCCCCTTTCGGAGCGGGGCGTTCGATCTGGTCGCGGCGATCAACTTCCTGGAGCACATCGAGGATGACGAGACCTTCTTCGCCGAGATGGTACGGGTGCTGAAGCCGGGCGGGGATTTCCTCTTCATGGCACCCAAGGGAGAGACCGGCCGCCCCGGATTCGCCCTCAAGCGCATGCTGGGCTTCACCGCCGATCGGGAGGGATTCGGGCATGCGCGGGACGGCTATCCGCCCGCGGCGGCCGGGGCCCTGATGCAGCGCCACGGGCTCGTGGTCCAGGGCCAGGACGACTACTGCCGCCTCTTTACCGAGTCGCTGGAGGACCTGCTCAACTACGCCTACCACCGGAAATCGGCCAAAGGCAAGCAGAGCGAGGAGCAGGATTTCCACGGCGACACCGCGCCGATGTCGGCGGAGGCGCTGAATCGGGTGGGCACGGCCTATAAAGTTTATTCGGCGGTGTACCCGGCCCTCCGTGCGTGGACCCTGCTGGACAACCTGATCCCCTTCTCCCCGGGCTACATGATGGTAGCCTGGGGCAAGCGGGCCGCCTGA
- the asnB gene encoding asparagine synthase (glutamine-hydrolyzing), with translation MCGIAGKLGPDPIVEAEIIRMCDAIAHRGPDDWGAFVEGGVGLGMRRLSIIDIAGGHQPLTNEDGSVVVVFNGEIYNHESLHQELAARGHQFRSRADTEVLVHLYEEEGERMLQRLRGMFAFAIWDRRRRRLLLARDHFGQKPLFYTEDGGRITFASEIKALLADDPGLAALDPFALDQYLTLRFVQPPDTFFQRVRSLPPAHFLVWENGVSRIERYWDLPYGSKWTYSEAEILERIDGLLAETVRLHLTSDVPVGAFLSGGLDSTLIASYAAKVLGPELRTFSMGIPYRDLNELPAAAAVAARYETRHFAQEVTPSVVDDLPRLISALDEPADPLSICLLHLAQMTAREVKVVLGGDGGDELFGGYDRYAAGRWLDAYGAVPEVVRDLVADQVLRRLPDQFTFKSLTHKLRWVDQMARKTGGDRYSESLQFFWFNQAHRAELYTPEYRATLGSRRPDACLLDLYATTQADAPLDRMLYVDTMSRLPGQSLMILDRATMAYSLESRSPFLDPRMTEFMARVPTELKVRGNRLRYLERRLAERYLPAAVLRRKKQGFASPLMYIMEEEVRTLAPRLLFRSELVRDGYLQASRVQQLVDEHLNRRRDHGNRIWLLLSAEVWYRRYIGGRSAADLEAELSDRRPEPGGALARSAG, from the coding sequence ATGTGCGGCATCGCCGGCAAACTCGGCCCGGACCCCATCGTCGAGGCGGAGATCATCCGGATGTGCGACGCGATCGCACATCGGGGGCCCGACGACTGGGGCGCTTTCGTCGAGGGCGGCGTGGGGCTGGGGATGCGCCGGCTCAGCATCATCGATATCGCCGGCGGGCACCAGCCGCTGACCAACGAGGATGGCAGCGTGGTGGTGGTCTTCAACGGAGAGATCTACAACCACGAGAGCCTGCACCAGGAGCTCGCGGCACGGGGTCACCAGTTCCGCAGCCGAGCCGACACCGAAGTGCTGGTGCATCTCTACGAGGAGGAAGGCGAGCGCATGCTGCAGCGGCTTCGCGGCATGTTCGCCTTCGCGATCTGGGACCGCCGCCGGCGCCGACTGCTGCTCGCCCGGGACCACTTCGGCCAGAAACCGCTGTTCTACACCGAAGACGGCGGACGGATCACCTTCGCCTCGGAGATCAAGGCGCTCCTGGCCGATGATCCCGGGCTCGCGGCGCTGGACCCGTTCGCGCTGGACCAGTATCTCACGCTGCGCTTCGTGCAGCCGCCGGACACGTTCTTTCAGCGCGTCCGGTCGCTCCCGCCGGCGCATTTCCTGGTCTGGGAGAACGGCGTCTCACGCATCGAGCGCTACTGGGACCTGCCGTACGGCTCCAAGTGGACCTATTCCGAGGCGGAGATCCTCGAGCGGATCGACGGACTGCTGGCGGAGACGGTGCGGCTCCACCTCACCAGCGACGTGCCGGTCGGGGCCTTCCTCAGCGGCGGGCTGGACTCGACGCTGATCGCCTCGTACGCGGCCAAGGTCCTGGGGCCCGAGCTCCGCACCTTCTCGATGGGCATCCCCTACCGGGACCTGAACGAGCTCCCGGCCGCCGCGGCCGTGGCGGCGCGTTACGAGACGAGGCATTTCGCCCAGGAAGTCACCCCCAGCGTCGTGGACGATCTCCCACGCCTCATCTCCGCCCTCGACGAGCCGGCCGATCCGCTGTCGATCTGCCTGCTGCATCTGGCACAGATGACCGCGCGGGAGGTGAAAGTTGTCCTGGGCGGTGATGGCGGCGACGAGCTCTTCGGCGGATACGACCGGTACGCGGCCGGCCGCTGGCTGGACGCCTACGGCGCCGTGCCCGAGGTGGTGCGGGATCTGGTGGCCGATCAAGTCCTCCGCCGGCTGCCCGACCAGTTCACCTTCAAGAGCCTGACCCACAAGCTGCGCTGGGTGGACCAGATGGCGAGGAAGACCGGAGGCGACCGGTACTCCGAGAGCCTGCAGTTCTTCTGGTTCAACCAGGCGCACCGGGCCGAGCTGTACACGCCCGAGTACCGGGCGACCTTGGGGAGCCGGCGCCCGGACGCCTGCCTGCTGGACCTGTACGCCACGACGCAGGCCGACGCGCCGCTGGACCGCATGCTGTACGTGGACACCATGTCGCGGCTGCCGGGCCAGTCGCTCATGATCCTCGACCGCGCGACGATGGCGTACAGCCTGGAGTCCCGGTCGCCGTTCCTCGATCCCCGGATGACGGAGTTCATGGCCCGGGTCCCGACCGAGCTCAAGGTCCGGGGCAACCGGCTTCGTTATCTGGAGCGACGACTGGCGGAACGCTATCTGCCGGCCGCGGTGCTGCGGCGGAAGAAGCAGGGATTCGCGTCGCCGCTCATGTACATCATGGAGGAAGAGGTGCGCACCCTCGCCCCGCGGCTCCTCTTCCGGAGCGAGCTGGTGCGGGACGGCTATCTCCAGGCGTCGCGCGTCCAGCAGCTGGTGGATGAGCACCTGAATCGCCGGCGGGATCACGGCAACCGGATCTGGCTGCTGCTGAGCGCCGAGGTGTGGTACCGCCGGTACATCGGCGGCCGGTCCGCGGCGGATCTCGAGGCGGAGCTGTCCGACCGCCGCCCGGAGCCCGGAGGCGCGCTGGCCAGGAGCGCGGGATGA
- a CDS encoding CHAD domain-containing protein, with product MNLPASALQHPASEVARQLALGLLAEAGQARDRLNQPGDTEALHDFRVGLRRVRSVLRAYRPCVEDSVGRKLRRRLKRLAQASGASRDLQVHLAWLAQQKPTLRYMQRVGLAWLMRRLRTAKRAADAGLSDQVARRFPAIRQRLEQRLTKYTVTVGIGGLDREPTYAAVTTGLLLEHAEEVKRRLGQVKSLADQTEAHQARIQAKRLRYLLEPVVGLFADGEELLARLKALQDTLGELHDAHVFSQEIGSAIGDAAAEDARRLSEAVLAGASTPQALRRLRRRDPRSGMLEITTRLRDRSDQAFARLQESGWLADGADGFFERLTAFAHRLASTGDEHTEIERKYLLSGLPATALDLPSDEMAQGYLPGDRLTERLRHVTSADGERWYRTVKAGTGVRRIEIEEETSRELFDGLWPFTVGHRLMKKRRRVEQGGVAWEIDEFCDRDLVLAEIELPSESTVVTPPDWLKPYLVREVTGEPEYQNYTLAR from the coding sequence ATGAATCTGCCGGCGAGCGCGCTGCAGCACCCCGCCTCGGAGGTGGCCCGCCAGTTGGCCCTCGGGCTGCTGGCCGAAGCGGGGCAAGCACGCGATCGGCTCAACCAGCCAGGTGATACCGAGGCGCTGCATGATTTCCGGGTCGGCCTCCGCCGGGTGCGGAGCGTGCTGCGGGCCTACCGCCCCTGCGTCGAGGACAGCGTCGGCCGGAAATTGCGTCGCCGGCTCAAGCGGCTGGCGCAGGCCTCCGGTGCCAGCCGGGATCTCCAGGTGCACCTCGCCTGGCTGGCGCAGCAGAAACCCACCCTCCGCTATATGCAACGCGTCGGCCTCGCCTGGCTCATGCGCCGGCTCCGCACCGCCAAGCGTGCGGCCGACGCCGGGTTGTCCGACCAGGTCGCGCGCCGTTTTCCCGCGATCAGGCAGCGCCTGGAGCAACGGCTGACCAAGTATACCGTCACGGTCGGTATCGGCGGACTCGATCGGGAGCCGACCTACGCCGCCGTGACCACCGGACTCCTGCTGGAGCACGCCGAGGAGGTGAAGCGCCGGCTCGGGCAGGTGAAGTCGCTCGCCGATCAGACGGAGGCCCATCAGGCACGGATTCAGGCCAAGCGGTTGCGCTATCTGCTGGAGCCGGTAGTGGGCCTGTTCGCCGATGGCGAGGAGCTGCTGGCTCGGCTCAAGGCGCTGCAGGACACCCTGGGCGAGCTACACGACGCGCACGTCTTCTCTCAGGAGATCGGCAGCGCCATCGGGGACGCCGCCGCGGAGGACGCTCGCCGGCTTTCCGAGGCGGTGCTCGCGGGCGCGTCGACGCCGCAGGCGCTCCGGCGGCTGCGCCGCCGCGATCCCCGATCGGGAATGCTGGAGATCACCACCCGTCTGCGCGACCGCAGCGACCAGGCCTTCGCACGGCTGCAGGAGTCGGGCTGGCTGGCCGACGGCGCGGACGGCTTCTTCGAGCGATTGACGGCATTCGCCCATCGGTTGGCGAGCACGGGAGACGAGCACACCGAGATCGAGCGGAAGTACCTGCTCAGCGGGCTCCCCGCCACAGCGCTGGATCTGCCCTCCGACGAGATGGCGCAGGGCTACCTGCCGGGCGACCGGCTCACCGAACGCCTGCGCCACGTCACCTCGGCCGATGGCGAGCGCTGGTATCGCACCGTGAAGGCGGGAACTGGCGTGCGGCGCATCGAGATCGAGGAGGAGACGTCGCGCGAGCTGTTCGACGGGTTGTGGCCGTTCACGGTCGGGCATCGGCTGATGAAGAAACGGCGGCGGGTGGAGCAGGGCGGCGTGGCCTGGGAGATCGACGAGTTCTGCGACCGGGATCTGGTGCTGGCGGAGATCGAGCTCCCTTCCGAGAGCACGGTGGTGACGCCGCCCGACTGGCTCAAGCCGTACCTGGTGCGCGAAGTGACAGGAGAGCCGGAGTACCAGAACTACACGCTCGCTAGATAG
- a CDS encoding histidine phosphatase family protein: MMRLLIVRHAIAEDRKTFARTGKKDALRPLTRYGRTQMRLGARGLCRILPSVDVVGTSPLTRTVQTAEILTEAYDDPPLISVPALDHAPDPLEFVHWLQRHRREEVVAAVGHEMHLVSLISVLLSGRRGQFVLLKKGGACLLLFEGTVRPGRAKLIWSLSPAHLRALGGSP; encoded by the coding sequence ATGATGCGCCTGCTCATCGTGCGACATGCCATCGCGGAAGACCGGAAGACCTTCGCCCGGACCGGGAAGAAGGATGCGCTGAGACCGCTCACCCGATACGGGCGCACCCAGATGCGCCTGGGAGCCAGGGGCCTCTGCCGTATCCTTCCATCAGTCGATGTCGTGGGCACCAGCCCGCTCACGCGCACGGTCCAGACGGCAGAGATCCTTACCGAGGCCTATGACGATCCGCCGCTGATCAGCGTCCCCGCCCTCGACCATGCCCCCGACCCGCTCGAGTTCGTTCACTGGCTGCAGCGTCATCGGCGCGAGGAGGTCGTGGCCGCGGTGGGACACGAGATGCATCTGGTTTCGCTCATCAGCGTGCTGCTGAGCGGGCGGCGCGGCCAGTTCGTGCTCCTCAAAAAGGGCGGCGCGTGCCTCCTGCTGTTCGAAGGGACGGTGCGCCCCGGGCGAGCCAAGCTGATCTGGTCCCTCTCACCTGCGCACCTCCGCGCGCTGGGAGGTAGCCCATGA
- a CDS encoding YceI family protein, producing the protein MGYIQLLVCVALLVVRPALAQGQQVPEGDSVVYRLDPGSRLEVKTGKAGLFGFAGHSHVIRARAFAGDVVYYPKSPASSHLRIIVQTDSLVVLTPPDTAEIRKVTAAMRSEVLHPDQYPEIRLVSKEVTPTANGFHLVGALTLVGQTHDVPVDLVVKPGADTLRAKGSFSIKQTDFGIKPYSGGPAGSVKVADKVTFTIDAVAVRGAAQPAGSKP; encoded by the coding sequence ATGGGGTACATCCAGCTCCTGGTGTGCGTGGCACTCCTGGTCGTGCGGCCTGCACTGGCTCAGGGCCAACAGGTGCCGGAGGGCGACTCGGTGGTGTACCGCCTCGATCCCGGCAGTCGCCTCGAGGTCAAGACCGGGAAGGCGGGGCTGTTCGGCTTTGCGGGGCACAGCCATGTGATTCGGGCTCGCGCGTTCGCCGGAGACGTGGTGTACTACCCCAAGTCACCTGCCAGCTCTCACCTGCGGATCATCGTCCAGACCGACAGTCTAGTGGTGCTCACCCCTCCGGACACCGCCGAAATTCGCAAGGTGACCGCCGCCATGCGCAGCGAGGTGCTGCACCCCGACCAGTATCCGGAGATCCGGCTGGTGTCGAAAGAAGTGACTCCTACGGCGAATGGCTTTCATCTGGTGGGAGCGCTCACCCTGGTCGGCCAGACCCATGACGTGCCGGTCGATCTCGTGGTCAAGCCGGGGGCCGACACCCTGCGTGCGAAAGGCAGCTTCTCGATCAAGCAGACGGATTTCGGGATCAAGCCGTACAGCGGGGGGCCGGCTGGGAGCGTCAAGGTAGCGGACAAGGTGACGTTTACCATCGACGCCGTGGCGGTCCGGGGTGCCGCGCAGCCGGCGGGGTCCAAACCGTGA
- a CDS encoding MerR family transcriptional regulator, with amino-acid sequence MDLRIGEVVERTGIPASTLRYYESVGVLPSPKRVGGRRRYDPGVIQLLALLRFAREAGFTVAEMRTLLHGMQLEARPSERWAILTRQKLRELDEVISRAEAMKRLLEAGLRCGCLRLEDCEIVTGRLSLPEAAVRK; translated from the coding sequence GTGGACCTGCGAATTGGCGAGGTGGTGGAGCGGACCGGAATCCCGGCCTCGACGCTCCGCTACTACGAGAGCGTGGGCGTCCTGCCGAGTCCGAAACGCGTCGGCGGCCGCCGGCGGTACGACCCGGGAGTGATTCAGCTGCTCGCGTTGCTGCGCTTCGCGCGCGAGGCTGGCTTCACCGTGGCCGAGATGCGGACGCTGCTGCATGGGATGCAGCTCGAGGCTCGACCTTCCGAGCGCTGGGCGATACTCACCCGCCAGAAGCTGCGCGAGCTGGACGAGGTGATCTCCCGCGCCGAGGCGATGAAGCGGCTCTTGGAAGCCGGCCTTCGCTGCGGGTGCCTGCGGCTGGAGGACTGTGAGATCGTCACCGGGCGGCTGAGCTTGCCGGAGGCGGCTGTCCGGAAATAG
- a CDS encoding response regulator, with translation MPDSFLVIDDSKLVQQMYQLIFSRGRLAGSTVHYADNGREGLSLLAAHPELTLVLLDLNMPEMNGLELLARRHAEDIHPHIPIALVTTEDSKDDEVRGRDAGAWDYLRKPFQPADVERLVELARARTPTRP, from the coding sequence ATGCCGGATTCCTTTCTCGTCATCGACGACTCGAAGTTGGTCCAGCAGATGTACCAGCTGATCTTCTCGCGCGGCCGGCTGGCGGGCAGCACGGTGCACTATGCGGATAACGGCCGGGAAGGCCTCAGCCTGCTTGCGGCACATCCGGAGCTCACGCTGGTCCTGCTGGACCTCAACATGCCGGAGATGAACGGGCTGGAACTGCTCGCCCGCCGCCATGCGGAGGACATTCACCCGCACATCCCGATCGCGCTGGTCACCACCGAGGACAGCAAGGACGACGAGGTTCGCGGACGCGACGCCGGTGCCTGGGACTATCTGCGGAAGCCGTTTCAGCCGGCTGACGTCGAGCGGCTGGTGGAGCTCGCCCGTGCCCGGACGCCCACCCGGCCGTGA
- a CDS encoding chemotaxis protein CheW → MSLDEAPFGELLSEYIVECLPLAEQVGDTFVELERRWRAGESGDELLASVKGGLHTVKGNSALMGLTPMQDLAHALEDACAFLARMPAHQDDEAAALLVTGSGLLADLIRGASSETDPDAAAEFVARVRGFLAAGAHEQPGLSAERRRGERRSAARAPAIADAAGNVVRVDFRRLDALLEVLGEGLIQHSALAEVYRRLVRRVGACVELAELDQTVVSLEKTLKRLEATLMETRLLPVSTVFNRFPRMVRDVAHAEGKRARLLLGGGETRLDKAVLDRLSEPLLHLVSNAVVHGIERPDQRTGAGKPGEGLLRLEAASVSGRVVITLSDDGRGLDEAAIRARADELGLDGRTSDPADLHSLIFVPGLSTAEQLSTRAGRGVGLDVVAGSIHTLGGTIEVESQAGRGTAFRLSLPLTLAIVRSLIVEVDRERYAVPLTHVAETVQVEPQSIREINQRGVTQWRGGLIHVADGGAVLGTHPPARTPRRFYVVMTAGAKRRGLLVDRLVGHQDIVVKGLDPALGRPDVVSGTTILGDGRVACILDVVRILDGARRAS, encoded by the coding sequence GTGAGCCTGGACGAGGCCCCGTTCGGGGAGCTGCTCAGCGAGTACATCGTCGAGTGTCTGCCGCTGGCAGAGCAGGTGGGAGACACCTTCGTCGAGTTGGAGCGTCGCTGGCGCGCCGGCGAGTCCGGCGACGAGCTGCTGGCTTCGGTCAAGGGTGGTCTCCACACCGTCAAAGGCAACTCGGCGTTGATGGGGCTCACGCCGATGCAGGACCTCGCGCACGCGCTGGAGGACGCCTGCGCCTTCCTGGCGCGCATGCCGGCACACCAGGACGACGAGGCCGCAGCCCTGTTGGTGACTGGAAGCGGGCTCCTGGCGGATCTGATTCGCGGCGCCTCCAGCGAGACCGATCCCGACGCCGCGGCAGAATTCGTGGCCCGAGTGCGTGGCTTTCTGGCCGCGGGAGCGCACGAGCAGCCCGGGCTGAGCGCCGAGCGCCGCCGCGGCGAGCGCCGCTCGGCCGCGCGGGCCCCCGCCATTGCGGATGCGGCCGGAAACGTTGTCCGGGTGGATTTCCGCCGGCTCGACGCCCTGCTCGAGGTGCTCGGCGAGGGGCTGATCCAGCACTCAGCCCTCGCGGAGGTCTACCGGCGGCTGGTCCGGCGGGTCGGAGCCTGCGTGGAGCTGGCCGAGCTGGACCAGACGGTGGTGTCGCTGGAGAAGACCCTCAAGCGGCTGGAGGCCACCCTGATGGAGACCCGCCTCCTGCCGGTCTCCACGGTTTTCAATCGCTTCCCTCGGATGGTGCGCGACGTCGCCCACGCCGAAGGAAAGCGCGCCCGGCTGCTGCTCGGCGGGGGCGAGACCAGGCTCGACAAGGCGGTACTCGACCGCTTGAGCGAGCCGCTGCTCCACCTGGTGAGTAATGCCGTAGTGCACGGGATCGAGCGGCCTGATCAGCGAACCGGAGCCGGTAAGCCGGGCGAGGGGTTGCTCCGTCTGGAGGCGGCGTCGGTCTCGGGACGGGTGGTGATCACCTTATCGGACGATGGCCGAGGGCTCGACGAGGCCGCGATCCGTGCCCGGGCCGACGAGCTGGGGCTGGACGGACGGACCAGCGATCCGGCCGACCTGCACAGCCTGATCTTCGTGCCAGGACTCTCGACCGCGGAGCAGCTCTCGACGCGTGCCGGCCGGGGGGTGGGCCTGGATGTCGTCGCCGGGTCGATCCACACGCTGGGTGGCACCATCGAAGTCGAGAGCCAGGCCGGGCGGGGCACCGCATTCCGGCTCAGCCTGCCGTTGACCCTAGCCATCGTGCGCTCGCTGATCGTCGAGGTCGACCGCGAGCGCTACGCGGTGCCGCTCACCCACGTGGCCGAGACGGTGCAGGTCGAGCCGCAGTCGATCCGGGAGATCAACCAGCGCGGGGTGACGCAATGGCGCGGCGGGCTGATCCATGTGGCCGATGGTGGTGCCGTGCTGGGGACCCATCCGCCGGCGCGGACGCCCCGGCGGTTCTACGTGGTCATGACCGCTGGCGCCAAGCGGCGGGGCCTGCTGGTGGACCGCCTGGTCGGGCATCAGGACATCGTGGTGAAGGGACTCGACCCCGCGCTCGGCCGCCCGGACGTGGTCTCCGGAACGACCATTCTGGGAGACGGGCGGGTGGCCTGCATCCTGGACGTGGTGCGCATACTCGATGGAGCCCGCCGTGCCAGTTGA
- a CDS encoding chemotaxis protein CheW has protein sequence MPVDDRSVRERLLGFADTLEVAAAAAEPAPKPELHLVTFALDGEEFGVPVAQVREVTRVSDITRVPQAPPYVRGVTNLRGRVLAVVEIRSRLGLEPAVITPSSRIVVVDVLGRVLGLLVDRVSQVTKVPAESVVPAPDEVISAEADYLSGVARWNSRLIILLDLDKVLLLNA, from the coding sequence GTGCCAGTTGACGATCGATCGGTTCGGGAGCGCCTGCTGGGATTCGCGGACACGCTGGAGGTGGCCGCGGCAGCGGCGGAGCCCGCCCCCAAGCCGGAGCTTCACCTGGTGACCTTCGCGCTCGACGGCGAGGAGTTCGGCGTGCCCGTGGCGCAGGTCCGTGAGGTAACCCGGGTGAGCGATATCACCCGGGTACCCCAGGCGCCGCCGTATGTGCGGGGGGTGACCAACCTCCGGGGCCGGGTGCTCGCCGTGGTGGAAATCCGGAGCCGGCTCGGGCTCGAGCCCGCGGTCATCACTCCGTCCTCCCGCATTGTCGTTGTCGACGTGCTGGGCCGGGTGCTCGGGCTCCTGGTGGACCGGGTGTCCCAGGTGACCAAGGTGCCGGCGGAGAGCGTGGTTCCCGCACCGGACGAAGTGATCTCCGCCGAGGCGGACTACCTCAGCGGTGTGGCGCGGTGGAACTCCCGGCTGATCATTCTGCTCGATCTCGACAAGGTGCTGCTGCTCAACGCCTAG
- a CDS encoding HAMP domain-containing methyl-accepting chemotaxis protein, whose product MPSLQQTVKDWTIRRKILTAFAAVLVLASVLGWQAIRALERMSGLGAEPAVAQQIFRDSRSAILLVLAVTIAAGVGLALALARLIADPLTNLGVLAEQVSKGDLTTDVRSQSRDEIGWLEHSMRQMVKNLREIATQIAVSSRTVATSAEEISASSTQMAKGAEMQSSSTEETSSTMVEIASQMQHLARSAEALAANVDQTSASIQEMSATLAQTAQNGEVLLGAVEEATGTLSTMIQNVGAIAARVHQVDQVSQQSVADTRQNGERLQESISSIGERSDEIGKIVKVIEGIADQTNLLALNAAIEAARAGDAGKGFAVVADEVRRLAERSVLATQEIGGVIETVQKDTKRAVSLMEHVLAGIVESIGKTSGLVAEVARAADAQAADAKTVLGTVGEMSTLARQIAGSISENAAGAQEISAASQKMNQLTHQMSEAVAEQRRGGEMVVKAVEAIAVVSRQNLVAVEQMNDAAKSLAGESDALRQRVALFQV is encoded by the coding sequence ATGCCGAGCCTGCAACAGACGGTCAAAGACTGGACCATCCGACGAAAGATCCTCACCGCATTCGCCGCGGTGCTGGTGCTCGCTTCGGTCCTCGGATGGCAGGCGATCCGCGCCCTCGAGCGGATGAGCGGTCTGGGCGCCGAACCGGCCGTGGCCCAGCAGATCTTCCGCGACTCGCGCTCGGCCATCCTCCTCGTGCTGGCCGTCACCATCGCGGCGGGGGTCGGGCTGGCCCTCGCGCTCGCCCGGCTGATCGCCGACCCGCTCACCAATCTCGGGGTCCTGGCAGAGCAGGTCTCCAAGGGCGACCTGACCACCGATGTCCGTAGCCAGTCCCGGGACGAGATCGGCTGGCTGGAACACTCGATGCGGCAGATGGTGAAGAACCTGCGGGAGATCGCCACCCAGATCGCGGTCTCCTCCCGCACCGTCGCCACCTCGGCCGAAGAGATCTCGGCGTCCTCGACTCAGATGGCCAAGGGCGCGGAGATGCAGTCCAGCTCGACCGAGGAGACCTCGTCCACGATGGTGGAGATCGCGTCCCAGATGCAGCACCTGGCCCGGAGCGCGGAGGCGCTCGCGGCCAATGTGGACCAGACCTCCGCCTCCATTCAGGAGATGAGCGCCACGCTGGCGCAGACGGCCCAGAACGGGGAGGTGCTGCTGGGAGCGGTAGAGGAGGCCACCGGCACGCTCAGCACCATGATCCAGAACGTGGGGGCGATCGCCGCACGGGTACACCAGGTGGACCAGGTGAGCCAGCAGTCGGTGGCCGACACCCGGCAGAACGGCGAGCGGCTGCAGGAGTCGATCTCCTCGATCGGCGAGCGGTCCGACGAGATCGGGAAGATCGTGAAGGTGATCGAGGGAATCGCCGACCAGACCAACCTGCTGGCGCTCAACGCCGCGATCGAGGCGGCCCGGGCCGGCGACGCGGGGAAGGGGTTCGCCGTGGTGGCGGACGAAGTGCGCCGGCTGGCCGAGCGGTCGGTCCTGGCGACGCAGGAGATCGGCGGCGTGATCGAGACCGTGCAGAAGGACACCAAGCGCGCCGTCAGCCTGATGGAGCACGTGCTGGCCGGCATCGTGGAGTCGATCGGCAAGACCTCCGGCCTGGTGGCGGAGGTGGCTCGCGCCGCGGACGCGCAGGCCGCCGACGCCAAGACGGTGCTCGGCACGGTGGGGGAGATGTCGACGCTGGCCCGCCAGATCGCGGGATCGATCTCGGAGAATGCCGCGGGCGCCCAGGAGATCAGCGCCGCGTCACAGAAGATGAACCAGTTGACCCATCAGATGTCCGAAGCAGTGGCGGAGCAGCGGCGAGGAGGCGAGATGGTGGTCAAGGCAGTGGAGGCGATCGCGGTTGTGTCCCGGCAGAATCTGGTCGCGGTGGAGCAGATGAACGACGCTGCAAAGAGCTTGGCCGGCGAATCCGACGCGCTGCGCCAGCGCGTCGCCCTCTTCCAGGTCTGA